The following coding sequences lie in one Palaemon carinicauda isolate YSFRI2023 chromosome 7, ASM3689809v2, whole genome shotgun sequence genomic window:
- the LOC137644418 gene encoding uncharacterized protein, producing MKPAPPFYYTAIDLFGHLTIRDTVKRRTHGKAFGFIFNCLVTRAVHLDLAEGYSTDDFLTTFQRFIVIRGAPKVIYSDKGTQLISASKKIETIGEKEGVTWIFNMPSDAPWYDGASEALIKSVKRCLCLSEGDSVLNFGELQTALFGIANLMNERPIGTKPAFSLELGGYLCPSDLLLGQST from the coding sequence ATGAAACCTGCTCCGCCTTTCTATTACACAGCCATAGATTTGTTTGGACACTTAACAATAAGAGACACGGTTAAAAGGAGAACTCATGGTAAAGCCTTTGGTTTTATATTTAACTGTTTAGTTACCAGAGCTGTTCACTTAGATTTGGCTGAAGGATACAGTACTGATGATTTTCTGACCACATTTCAAAGGTTTATTGTTATTAGAGGAGCTCCTAaagttatatattcagataagggaACTCAGTTGATATCAGCAAgcaaaaaaatagaaacaattggAGAAAAGGAAGGGGTAACTTGGATCTTTAATATGCCTAGTGACGCACCTTGGTATGATGGGGCAAGTGAAGCGCTGATCAAATCTGTCAAAAGGTGTCTTTGTCTTAGTGAGGGAGATTCTGTGTTGAATTTTGGAGAGTTACAAACTGCTTTGTTTGGTATTGCTAATCTGATGAATGAAAGACCAATTGGAACAAAACCTGCATTTAGTTTAGAGTTGGGGGGATACCTCTGTCCCAGTGATCTGTTGCTTGGTCAGTCCACTTGA